From a region of the Carettochelys insculpta isolate YL-2023 chromosome 29, ASM3395843v1, whole genome shotgun sequence genome:
- the ELAVL3 gene encoding ELAV-like protein 3 isoform X4: METQVSNGPTSNSLPNGPPLSANGADDSKTNLIVNYLPQNMTQEEFKSLFGSIGEIESCKLVRDKITGQSLGYGFVNYVDPNDADKAINTLNGLKLQTKTIKVSYARPSSASIRDANLYVSGLPKSMNQKEMEQLFSQYGRIITSRILLDQVTGVSRGVGFIRFDKRIEAEEAIKGLNGQKPLGASEPITVKFANNPSQKTGQALLTHLYQTTARRYAGPLHHQTQRFSRFSPITIDSMTSLAGVSLTGASTSGWCIFVYNLSPEADESVLWQLFGPFGAVTNVKVIRDFATNKCKGFGFVTMTNYEEAAMAIASLNGYRLGDRILQVSFKTSKQHKA, from the exons ATGGAGACCCAGGTGTCCAACGGCCCCACCAGCAACAGCCTCCCTAACGGGCCGCCCCTGAGCGCCAACGGGGCCGATGACAGCAAAACCAACCTCATCGTCAACTACCTGCCCCAGAACATGACGCAGGAGGAGTTTAAGAGCCTCTTCGGCAGCATCGGCGAGATCGAGTCCTGCAAGCTGGTCCGAGACAAGATCAcag GGCAGAGCTTAGGCTACGGCTTCGTTAATTACGTGGACCCCAATGACGCTGACAAAGCCATCAACACCCTGAACGGGCTGAAACTGCAGACAAAAACCATCAAG gtgtcctaCGCCCGGcccagctcggcctccatccgcGATGCCAACCTGTACGTGAGCGGCCTGCCCAAGAGCATGAACCAGAAGGAGATGGAGCAGCTGTTCTCGCAGTATGGCCGCATCATCACCTCCCGCATCCTCCTCGACCAGGTCACAG GCGTCTCCCGAGGGGTTGGCTTCATTCGCTTCGACAAGCGGATCGAGGCGGAGGAGGCCATCAAGGGGCTGAACGGGCAGAAACCGCTGGGCGCCAGCGAGCCCATCACCGTCAAGTTCGCCAACAACCCCAGCCAGAAGACGGGCCAGGCGCTGCTCACCCACCTGTACCAGACCACGGCACGGCGCTACGCTGGCCCCCTGCACCACCAGACCCAGCGCTTCAG CAG GTTCTCGCCCATCACCATCGACAGCATGACCAGCCTGGCGGGCGTCAGCCTGACGGGGGCCTCCACCAGCGGCTGGTGCATCTTCGTCTACAACCTGTCCCCGGAGGCGGACGAGAGTGTCCTTTGGCAGCTCTTCGGGCCCTTCGGCGCCGTCACCAACGTCAAGGTCATCCGCGACTTTGCCACCAACAAGTGCAAGGGCTTCGGCTTCGTCACCATGACCAACTACGAGGAGGCAGCCATGGCCATCGCCAGCCTCAACGGCTACCGCCTGGGCGACCGCATCCTGCAGGTTTCCTTCAAGACCAGCAAGCAGCACAAGGCCTGA
- the ELAVL3 gene encoding ELAV-like protein 3 isoform X2 — METQVSNGPTSNSLPNGPPLSANGADDSKTNLIVNYLPQNMTQEEFKSLFGSIGEIESCKLVRDKITGQSLGYGFVNYVDPNDADKAINTLNGLKLQTKTIKVSYARPSSASIRDANLYVSGLPKSMNQKEMEQLFSQYGRIITSRILLDQVTGVSRGVGFIRFDKRIEAEEAIKGLNGQKPLGASEPITVKFANNPSQKTGQALLTHLYQTTARRYAGPLHHQTQRFRLDNLLNMAYGVKSRFSPITIDSMTSLAGVSLTGASTSGWCIFVYNLSPEADESVLWQLFGPFGAVTNVKVIRDFATNKCKGFGFVTMTNYEEAAMAIASLNGYRLGDRILQVSFKTSKQHKA, encoded by the exons ATGGAGACCCAGGTGTCCAACGGCCCCACCAGCAACAGCCTCCCTAACGGGCCGCCCCTGAGCGCCAACGGGGCCGATGACAGCAAAACCAACCTCATCGTCAACTACCTGCCCCAGAACATGACGCAGGAGGAGTTTAAGAGCCTCTTCGGCAGCATCGGCGAGATCGAGTCCTGCAAGCTGGTCCGAGACAAGATCAcag GGCAGAGCTTAGGCTACGGCTTCGTTAATTACGTGGACCCCAATGACGCTGACAAAGCCATCAACACCCTGAACGGGCTGAAACTGCAGACAAAAACCATCAAG gtgtcctaCGCCCGGcccagctcggcctccatccgcGATGCCAACCTGTACGTGAGCGGCCTGCCCAAGAGCATGAACCAGAAGGAGATGGAGCAGCTGTTCTCGCAGTATGGCCGCATCATCACCTCCCGCATCCTCCTCGACCAGGTCACAG GCGTCTCCCGAGGGGTTGGCTTCATTCGCTTCGACAAGCGGATCGAGGCGGAGGAGGCCATCAAGGGGCTGAACGGGCAGAAACCGCTGGGCGCCAGCGAGCCCATCACCGTCAAGTTCGCCAACAACCCCAGCCAGAAGACGGGCCAGGCGCTGCTCACCCACCTGTACCAGACCACGGCACGGCGCTACGCTGGCCCCCTGCACCACCAGACCCAGCGCTTCAG GCTGGACAATTTGCTAAACATGGCCTACGGCGTTAAGAG CAG GTTCTCGCCCATCACCATCGACAGCATGACCAGCCTGGCGGGCGTCAGCCTGACGGGGGCCTCCACCAGCGGCTGGTGCATCTTCGTCTACAACCTGTCCCCGGAGGCGGACGAGAGTGTCCTTTGGCAGCTCTTCGGGCCCTTCGGCGCCGTCACCAACGTCAAGGTCATCCGCGACTTTGCCACCAACAAGTGCAAGGGCTTCGGCTTCGTCACCATGACCAACTACGAGGAGGCAGCCATGGCCATCGCCAGCCTCAACGGCTACCGCCTGGGCGACCGCATCCTGCAGGTTTCCTTCAAGACCAGCAAGCAGCACAAGGCCTGA
- the ELAVL3 gene encoding ELAV-like protein 3 isoform X3, which translates to METQVSNGPTSNSLPNGPPLSANGADDSKTNLIVNYLPQNMTQEEFKSLFGSIGEIESCKLVRDKITGQSLGYGFVNYVDPNDADKAINTLNGLKLQTKTIKVSYARPSSASIRDANLYVSGLPKSMNQKEMEQLFSQYGRIITSRILLDQVTGVSRGVGFIRFDKRIEAEEAIKGLNGQKPLGASEPITVKFANNPSQKTGQALLTHLYQTTARRYAGPLHHQTQRFRLDNLLNMAYGVKRFSPITIDSMTSLAGVSLTGASTSGWCIFVYNLSPEADESVLWQLFGPFGAVTNVKVIRDFATNKCKGFGFVTMTNYEEAAMAIASLNGYRLGDRILQVSFKTSKQHKA; encoded by the exons ATGGAGACCCAGGTGTCCAACGGCCCCACCAGCAACAGCCTCCCTAACGGGCCGCCCCTGAGCGCCAACGGGGCCGATGACAGCAAAACCAACCTCATCGTCAACTACCTGCCCCAGAACATGACGCAGGAGGAGTTTAAGAGCCTCTTCGGCAGCATCGGCGAGATCGAGTCCTGCAAGCTGGTCCGAGACAAGATCAcag GGCAGAGCTTAGGCTACGGCTTCGTTAATTACGTGGACCCCAATGACGCTGACAAAGCCATCAACACCCTGAACGGGCTGAAACTGCAGACAAAAACCATCAAG gtgtcctaCGCCCGGcccagctcggcctccatccgcGATGCCAACCTGTACGTGAGCGGCCTGCCCAAGAGCATGAACCAGAAGGAGATGGAGCAGCTGTTCTCGCAGTATGGCCGCATCATCACCTCCCGCATCCTCCTCGACCAGGTCACAG GCGTCTCCCGAGGGGTTGGCTTCATTCGCTTCGACAAGCGGATCGAGGCGGAGGAGGCCATCAAGGGGCTGAACGGGCAGAAACCGCTGGGCGCCAGCGAGCCCATCACCGTCAAGTTCGCCAACAACCCCAGCCAGAAGACGGGCCAGGCGCTGCTCACCCACCTGTACCAGACCACGGCACGGCGCTACGCTGGCCCCCTGCACCACCAGACCCAGCGCTTCAG GCTGGACAATTTGCTAAACATGGCCTACGGCGTTAAGAG GTTCTCGCCCATCACCATCGACAGCATGACCAGCCTGGCGGGCGTCAGCCTGACGGGGGCCTCCACCAGCGGCTGGTGCATCTTCGTCTACAACCTGTCCCCGGAGGCGGACGAGAGTGTCCTTTGGCAGCTCTTCGGGCCCTTCGGCGCCGTCACCAACGTCAAGGTCATCCGCGACTTTGCCACCAACAAGTGCAAGGGCTTCGGCTTCGTCACCATGACCAACTACGAGGAGGCAGCCATGGCCATCGCCAGCCTCAACGGCTACCGCCTGGGCGACCGCATCCTGCAGGTTTCCTTCAAGACCAGCAAGCAGCACAAGGCCTGA
- the ELAVL3 gene encoding ELAV-like protein 3 isoform X1, translating to METQVSNGPTSNSLPNGPPLSANGADDSKTNLIVNYLPQNMTQEEFKSLFGSIGEIESCKLVRDKITGQSLGYGFVNYVDPNDADKAINTLNGLKLQTKTIKVSYARPSSASIRDANLYVSGLPKSMNQKEMEQLFSQYGRIITSRILLDQVTGVSRGVGFIRFDKRIEAEEAIKGLNGQKPLGASEPITVKFANNPSQKTGQALLTHLYQTTARRYAGPLHHQTQRFRLDNLLNMAYGVKSPLSLISRFSPITIDSMTSLAGVSLTGASTSGWCIFVYNLSPEADESVLWQLFGPFGAVTNVKVIRDFATNKCKGFGFVTMTNYEEAAMAIASLNGYRLGDRILQVSFKTSKQHKA from the exons ATGGAGACCCAGGTGTCCAACGGCCCCACCAGCAACAGCCTCCCTAACGGGCCGCCCCTGAGCGCCAACGGGGCCGATGACAGCAAAACCAACCTCATCGTCAACTACCTGCCCCAGAACATGACGCAGGAGGAGTTTAAGAGCCTCTTCGGCAGCATCGGCGAGATCGAGTCCTGCAAGCTGGTCCGAGACAAGATCAcag GGCAGAGCTTAGGCTACGGCTTCGTTAATTACGTGGACCCCAATGACGCTGACAAAGCCATCAACACCCTGAACGGGCTGAAACTGCAGACAAAAACCATCAAG gtgtcctaCGCCCGGcccagctcggcctccatccgcGATGCCAACCTGTACGTGAGCGGCCTGCCCAAGAGCATGAACCAGAAGGAGATGGAGCAGCTGTTCTCGCAGTATGGCCGCATCATCACCTCCCGCATCCTCCTCGACCAGGTCACAG GCGTCTCCCGAGGGGTTGGCTTCATTCGCTTCGACAAGCGGATCGAGGCGGAGGAGGCCATCAAGGGGCTGAACGGGCAGAAACCGCTGGGCGCCAGCGAGCCCATCACCGTCAAGTTCGCCAACAACCCCAGCCAGAAGACGGGCCAGGCGCTGCTCACCCACCTGTACCAGACCACGGCACGGCGCTACGCTGGCCCCCTGCACCACCAGACCCAGCGCTTCAG GCTGGACAATTTGCTAAACATGGCCTACGGCGTTAAGAG CCCCCTCTCCTTGATCTCCAGGTTCTCGCCCATCACCATCGACAGCATGACCAGCCTGGCGGGCGTCAGCCTGACGGGGGCCTCCACCAGCGGCTGGTGCATCTTCGTCTACAACCTGTCCCCGGAGGCGGACGAGAGTGTCCTTTGGCAGCTCTTCGGGCCCTTCGGCGCCGTCACCAACGTCAAGGTCATCCGCGACTTTGCCACCAACAAGTGCAAGGGCTTCGGCTTCGTCACCATGACCAACTACGAGGAGGCAGCCATGGCCATCGCCAGCCTCAACGGCTACCGCCTGGGCGACCGCATCCTGCAGGTTTCCTTCAAGACCAGCAAGCAGCACAAGGCCTGA
- the ELAVL3 gene encoding ELAV-like protein 3 isoform X5 — METQVSNGPTSNSLPNGPPLSANGADDSKTNLIVNYLPQNMTQEEFKSLFGSIGEIESCKLVRDKITGQSLGYGFVNYVDPNDADKAINTLNGLKLQTKTIKVSYARPSSASIRDANLYVSGLPKSMNQKEMEQLFSQYGRIITSRILLDQVTGVSRGVGFIRFDKRIEAEEAIKGLNGQKPLGASEPITVKFANNPSQKTGQALLTHLYQTTARRYAGPLHHQTQRFRFSPITIDSMTSLAGVSLTGASTSGWCIFVYNLSPEADESVLWQLFGPFGAVTNVKVIRDFATNKCKGFGFVTMTNYEEAAMAIASLNGYRLGDRILQVSFKTSKQHKA; from the exons ATGGAGACCCAGGTGTCCAACGGCCCCACCAGCAACAGCCTCCCTAACGGGCCGCCCCTGAGCGCCAACGGGGCCGATGACAGCAAAACCAACCTCATCGTCAACTACCTGCCCCAGAACATGACGCAGGAGGAGTTTAAGAGCCTCTTCGGCAGCATCGGCGAGATCGAGTCCTGCAAGCTGGTCCGAGACAAGATCAcag GGCAGAGCTTAGGCTACGGCTTCGTTAATTACGTGGACCCCAATGACGCTGACAAAGCCATCAACACCCTGAACGGGCTGAAACTGCAGACAAAAACCATCAAG gtgtcctaCGCCCGGcccagctcggcctccatccgcGATGCCAACCTGTACGTGAGCGGCCTGCCCAAGAGCATGAACCAGAAGGAGATGGAGCAGCTGTTCTCGCAGTATGGCCGCATCATCACCTCCCGCATCCTCCTCGACCAGGTCACAG GCGTCTCCCGAGGGGTTGGCTTCATTCGCTTCGACAAGCGGATCGAGGCGGAGGAGGCCATCAAGGGGCTGAACGGGCAGAAACCGCTGGGCGCCAGCGAGCCCATCACCGTCAAGTTCGCCAACAACCCCAGCCAGAAGACGGGCCAGGCGCTGCTCACCCACCTGTACCAGACCACGGCACGGCGCTACGCTGGCCCCCTGCACCACCAGACCCAGCGCTTCAG GTTCTCGCCCATCACCATCGACAGCATGACCAGCCTGGCGGGCGTCAGCCTGACGGGGGCCTCCACCAGCGGCTGGTGCATCTTCGTCTACAACCTGTCCCCGGAGGCGGACGAGAGTGTCCTTTGGCAGCTCTTCGGGCCCTTCGGCGCCGTCACCAACGTCAAGGTCATCCGCGACTTTGCCACCAACAAGTGCAAGGGCTTCGGCTTCGTCACCATGACCAACTACGAGGAGGCAGCCATGGCCATCGCCAGCCTCAACGGCTACCGCCTGGGCGACCGCATCCTGCAGGTTTCCTTCAAGACCAGCAAGCAGCACAAGGCCTGA